In Astatotilapia calliptera chromosome 16, fAstCal1.2, whole genome shotgun sequence, one genomic interval encodes:
- the LOC113008279 gene encoding trace amine-associated receptor 13c-like, whose amino-acid sequence MDTQDGAELCFPQLFNISCKKPTTPLSQVLLLYIVVSSMSLLTVTLNLLVIIAVSHFRQLHTPTNILLLSLAAADFLVGLLFMPGEILRNTACWFLGQLTCSLYNYVSYIIASASVGNMVLISVDRYVAICDPLHYPTRITERRVKLCVCLCWLCSVFYSYVILIDDLSQPGKHKSCYGRCIIIIEFIAGFVDLFISFIIPLTVIIVLYMRVFVVAVSQARAMRSQVTAVTLQLSVTLTAKKSELKAARTLGVLVLVFLLCFCSYFIVSLFGNELLNSSSASIVIYMYYFNSCLNPLIYAMFYPWFRKAVKLIVTLQILQPGSCEISIL is encoded by the exons ATGGATACTCAGGATGGAGCAGAGCTCTGCTTTCCACAACTCTTCAACATCTCCTGCAAGAAACCTACAACTCCTCTGTCTCAAGTTTTGCTCCTTTATATTGTTGTGTCCTCAATGTCTCTGCTGACTGTGACTCTCAACCTGCTCGTCATCATTGCAGTCTCCCACTTCAG GCAGCTCCACACACCCACTAACATCCTGCTCCTCTCTCTGGCTGCCGCTGACTTTCTCGTTGGTCTTCTGTTTATGCCTGGAGAAATCCTGCGAAATACAGCGTGTTGGTTTCTTGGTCAGCTCACATGTTCTCTGTATAATTATGTATCCTACATCATTGCCTCTGCCTCAGTGGGCAACATGGTGCTGATATCAGTCGACCGCTATGTGGCTATTTGTGACCCTCTGCATTACCCCACCAGAATCACAGAGAGAAGAGTGaaactttgtgtttgtctgtgttggcTCTGCTCTGTTTTCTACAGCTATGTGATTTTAATAGATGATCTAAGTCAACCAGGCAAGCATAAATCTTGCTATGGAAGATGTATAATTATCATTGAATTCATTGCAGGATTTGTTGACCTTTTTATATCCTTTATTATTCCACTTACTGTCATCATAGTTCTGTACATGAGAGTGTTTGTGGTGGCTGTGTCTCAGGCCCGTGCCATGCGCTCTCAGGTTACAGCTGTCACACTGCAGCTCTCAGTGACTCTAACAGCAAAGAAATCAGAGTTAAAAGCAGCCAGGACTCTGGGTGTTCTTGTTCTTGTGTTTCTATTATGTTTCTGCTCATATTTCATTGTTTCACTTTTTGGAAACGAGTTGCTCAATAGCTCATCTGCATCGATTGTGATCTATATGTACTATTTTAACTCCTGTCTAAACCCTTTGA